A genomic region of Chelonia mydas isolate rCheMyd1 chromosome 9, rCheMyd1.pri.v2, whole genome shotgun sequence contains the following coding sequences:
- the IRS4 gene encoding insulin receptor substrate 4 — protein MASGMNGPGGGGGSTAVRGAEAELGTRSVGGGVAPCHGAGVPRTATTAEEQQELGESGPYPPTQPHHLLLLLKRSPSASLCLVQEEEVPAAAAPTGRGALSGGRGGQPATPARGAPLPAAPSVAPVGDDVRKCGYLRKQKHGHKRYFVLRAESHLAPARLEYYDSEKKFKSSLRAAAAASGSAILCCPPPKRVIPLYQCFTVSRRADAKHKYIIALYTKDEYFAMLAENEVEQEAWYQAISELMNQSKRGFLEQEDQTDQQMDEDDEHYGAALRPGTIYKEVWQVNVKPKGLGQTKNLTGVYRLCLSSKAIYLVKLNSEVPAVHLQLMNIRRCGHSENFFFIEVGRSASIGPGELWMQVDDSVVAQNMHETFLETMKALKAFTEFRPRSKSQSSGGGSGTNPISFITTRRHLGNLPPSQTGLQRRSRTECVTGGTPPTTKSSSSYRFRTSSEGEGTMTRPFRSVTGSLIHLNTARMNLGRQEGSGRYVRAAFTSSYHTRSASLPVSHFPSTTSPISVSSSSGHGSASDTLTRPSSSSVCGSPSDGGFISSDEYGSSPGDFRYFRVRSNTPDSLGNTPPIREENCLSEYMSMNKQQTDDSSRDDYMEAEKCFRKRTYSLTKPTSATVQQKTTQTTASLDEDSAGRHRQLPCSESPKLKENHEPDYSDATLDSVCNQSRSKARDDGYMPMMPGVASSLTSNNDYLPMTPKSVSVPKQISNSWSSSQVDSRGYMMMFPRASSSPVRSPLAGFISKGGNEKVTNEYMDMSPGNSAVPKQPSDSNCIPTNTVSKGISSYFSLPRSFKTLSGQNGDHNEYVPMSSPGKLLYGEHENVKCVNSEPLANGISKSSVVKVSDEGLAQNRATRPTRLPLGTRGSNTIPRMYDRTAPPEPASPGEYINIDFSEKASNTPYSLSAEGSPSSLGSSSDHRQSPLSDYMSVDLDVQSPKVAKELSNSLTDISIYASSSIPRNQPNDYARLSFDTACISSTSSRADDYTEMTFNMATTPLRPFTAESSNGIKIDSPPSIVNRLCVVDRYSGSGSFSVPSSDPPMGPKVIRADPQGRRRHSSETFSSAGAVTTSSSFFTDSSKRHSSASFDNVWLKPDENISDGHESKMSRDTSTGFQNGLNYIALNLRDDSMNCEASTNTPTCHLQNGTSNLDSGAYVSIDFTRSDGLKCNSARKD, from the coding sequence ATGGCGAGTGGGATGAATGGCCCGGGCGGAGGAGGTGGTAGCACCGCGGTCAGGGGCGCCGAGGCGGAGCTGGGCACCCGGAGCGTTGGAGGAGGGGTCGCCCCCTGCCACGGGGCTGGAGTGCCTAGGACTGCTACTACGGCtgaggagcagcaggagctgggcgaGAGCGGCCCCTACCCGCCCACTCAGCCccaccacctgctgctgctgctgaaaagaTCGCCCAGCGCCTCCTTGTGCctggtgcaggaggaggaggtgcccGCTGCTGCAGCTCCCACAGGGCGAGGGGCCCTCTCTGGTGGGCGAGGTGGCCAGCCAGCCACCCCAGCACGAGGAGctcctctgccagctgctccctccGTGGCTCCTGTGGGGGATGATGTGAGGAAATGTGGCTACTTGAGGAAGCAGAAGCATGGCCACAAGCGCTACTTTGTGCTGCGGGCCGAGAGCCACCTGGCCCCAGCGAGGCTTGAATACTATGACAGTGAGAAGAAGTTCAAGAGCAGCCTGAGGGCAGCGGCAGCTGCTAGTGGGTCTGCCATCCtctgctgcccccctcccaagCGAGTGATCCCCCTGTACCAGTGCTTCACAGTCAGCCGGAGGGCAGATGCCAAGCATAAGTACATCATTGCCCTTTATACCAAGGATGAATACTTTGCCATGTTGGCTGAGAATGAGGTGGAGCAGGAGGCCTGGTACCAGGCGATCAGTGAGCTCATGAACCAGAGCAAGAGGGGGTTCTTAGAACAGGAGGACCAGACAGATCAGCAGATGGATGAGGATGATGAGCATTATGGAGCTGCGCTTAGACCAGGCACCATATACAAGGAGGTGTGGCAGGTTAATGTGAAGCCCAAGGGACTGGGGCAGACAAAGAACCTGACTGGGGTGTACAGGCTGTGCCTATCTAGCAAGGCTATCTACCTAGTCAAGCTGAATTCAGAGGTACCTGCTGTCCACTTGCAGCTAATGAACATCCGCCGCTGTGGGCACTCAGAGAACTTCTTCTTTATTGAGGTGGGCAGATCTGCTTCCATTGGGCCTGGTGAACTGTGGATGCAAGTGGATGATTCAGTAGTTGCCCAGAATATGCATGAGACCTTCCTAGAGACCATGAAAGCTCTCAAGGCCTTCACAGAATTCAGGCCCCGCAGCAAGAGCCAGTCatctggtggtggcagtggtacCAATCCTATCTCCTTTATCACCACTAGGAGGCATCTGGGCAACCTGCCTCCTAGCCAGACTGGCTTGCAGAGAAGATCCAGAACTGAGTGTGTTACTGGGGGGACTCCGCCCACCACCAAGAGTAGCAGTTCATACCGCTTCAGAACATCTAGTGAAGGGGAAGGGACGATGACCAGACCTTTCAGATCAGTGACTGGAAGTCTGATCCATTTGAACACTGCAAGGATGAACTTGGGCCGGCAAGAAGGGAGTGGAAGGTATGTCAGAGCAGCTTTCACCTCTTCTTATCATACCAGGTCTGCCTCCCTGCCAGTGTCTCATTTCCCCTCCACCACCAGCCCCATTAGTGTTTCTTCCAGTAGTGGCCATGGCTCTGCCTCAGACACACTAACCAGGCCTTCCAGTTCATCTGTCTGTGGGTCCCCAAGTGATGGGGGCTTTATTTCTTCTGATGAATATGGCTCTAGCCCTGGGGATTTCAGGTACTTTCGTGTCAGAAGTAATACTCCAGATTCTTTGGGAAACACACCACCAATCAGAGAAGAGAATTGTTTAAGTGAATACATGTCCATGAATAAACAGCAAACAGATGATAGCTCAAGGGATGATTATATGGAAGCTGAAAAATGCTTCAGAAAAAGAACTTATTCTCTGACTAAACCAACTTCTGCAACAGTGCAGCAGAAAACAACACAAACTACAGCTTCTTTAGATGAAGATTCTGCAGGAAGGCACAGACAGTTACCTTGTTCGGAATcaccaaaattaaaagaaaaccatGAACCTGACTACAGTGATGCTACCCTTGATTCTGTATGTAACCAAAGCAGAAGTAAAGCCAGGGATGATGGATACATGCCAATGATGCCAGGAGTTGCATCTTCGCTCACAAGCAACAATGATTATTTGCCAATGACTCCTAAAAGTGTGTCTGTCCCAAAACAGATTAGTAATTCTTGGTCGTCATCTCAGGTGGACTCCAGAGGATATATGATGATGTTTCCCAGGGCTAGTTCTTCACCTGTACGAAGTCCATTGGCTGGATTTATTTCTAAAGGGGGTAATGAAAAGGTGACAAATGAGTATATGGATATGTCACCTGGTAATTCAGCAGTTCCAAAACAGCCCAGTGATTCAAATTGTATTCCTACCAACACTGTTTCCAAAGGCATCAGTTCATATTTCTCTCTGCCACGAAGCTTTAAGACGTTATCAGGACAAAATGGAGATCATAATGAATATGTTCCAATGTCCTCACCTGGAAAACTGTTATATGGTGAACATGAAAATGTCAAATGTGTCAACAGTGAACCATTAGCTAATGGCATTTCTAAATCATCAGTTGTGAAAGTGTCAGATGAAGGCCTTGCACAGAACAGGGCTACCAGGCCTACAAGACTTCCCCTAGGTACAAGAGGAAGTAATACTATACCAAGAATGTATGATCGAACAGCTCCACCTGAGCCAGCTAGCCCTGGTGAATAcataaatattgatttcagtgaaaaagCAAGTAATACACCATATTCTTTATCTGCAGAAGGATCTCCATCATCTCTAGGATCAAGTAGTGACCACAGACAGTCACCACTTTCTGATTACATGAGTGTTGACCTTGATGTGCAGTCACCAAAAGTAGCAAAGGAACTGTCAAATTCTTTAACAGATATTTCAATTTATGCAAGTTCCAGTATCCCCAGAAACCAGCCAAATGATTATGCTAGACTTTCATTTGATACTGCTTGTATTAGCAGTACAAGTAGTAGGGCTGATGATTACACAGAGATGACTTTCAACATGGCAACGACACCACTTAGGCCTTTTACCGCAGAATCCAGCAATGGTATAAAGATTGATAGTCCTCCTTCCATTGTAAATCGACTGTGCGTTGTTGACAGATATTCAGGTAGCGGTAGCTtctctgttcctagctctgaTCCTCCCATGGGACCTAAGGTGATTCGAGCTGACCCACAAGGCCGAAGAAGGCATAGTTCTGAAACATTCTCTTCTGCTGGGGCTGTGACtacttcctcttctttctttacTGATAGTAGCAAAAGACACAGCTCTGCCTCATTTGACAATGTTTGGTTGAAACCTGACGAAAACATTTCTGATGGTCATGAAAGCAAGATGTCCAGGGATACCTCAACTGGATTTCAGAATGGCTTAAACTACATAGCTTTGAATTTACGtgatgattctatgaactgtgaGGCAAGCACTAATACACCAACTTGCCATCTCCAAAATGGTACTTCGAATTTGGACAGTGGAGCTTATGTAAGCATAGATTTCACCAGATCTGATGGT